One genomic window of Homalodisca vitripennis isolate AUS2020 unplaced genomic scaffold, UT_GWSS_2.1 ScUCBcl_2077;HRSCAF=6467, whole genome shotgun sequence includes the following:
- the LOC124371822 gene encoding uncharacterized protein LOC124371822, translated as MSKADVECVTADNLVWRCQPCASERRKSMRFESQATEGKLTIEDVMKKIIEVAESQKEMEKNFNKSYETLYSKIDESTEAVKIQTEEVEKCLAIVDGLVNENKILREKISSLEARIEEQEQYSRRNTVEIHGIPQEKNEDVVSVVKEVGKALDFNISNTMIDACHRLGKRSEPNSPPPGIVLKFVSRLDKEELLRKRRVKSNFSTRHMNLEMDKPVYINESLTPMKRKLMAEARKFKRENNYQFVWVRDGRIFLRKEETSKVIHVTCQADLPK; from the coding sequence ATGAGCAAGGCTGATGTAGAGTGTGTGACAGCGGATAACCTAGTGTGGAGATGCCAACCTTGTGCTTCAGAACGGCGAAAGAGTATGAGGTTCGAGTCTCAAGCAACGGAGGGGAAACTCACCATAGAAGACGTTATGAAGAAGATTATTGAAGTGGCAGAAAGCCAAAAAGAAATGGAGAAAAACTTCAATAAGTCGTATGAAACACTCTACAGTAAAATCGACGAGAGTACCGAAGCCGTCAAGATACAAACTGAGGAAGTGGAAAAATGCCTCGCAATAGTTGATGGCCTAGTAAATGAGAATAAAATACTCAGGGAGAAAATCAGTTCTCTGGAAGCACGCATCGAGGAGCAGGAGCAGTATTCAAGAAGGAACACTGTTGAAATCCATGGTATCCCACAGGAAAAAAATGAAGACGTGGTGTCTGTCGTAAAGGAGGTGGGAAAAGCGTTGGACTTCAATATATCCAATACAATGATTGATGCCTGCCATCGTCTGGGAAAAAGATCTGAGCCCAACAGTCCTCCGCCTGGAATAGTGCTGAAGTTTGTAAGCCGACTAGATAAAGAAGAGCTGCTAAGAAAAAGACGTGTCAAAAGTAACTTCTCGACGCGGCACATGAACCTGGAAATGGACAAGCCGGTCTATATCAACGAGTCCCTGACACCGATGAAGAGGAAGCTCATGGCAGAGGCACGGAAGTTTAAGCGTGAGAACAATTATCAGTTCGTTTGGGTGCGGGATGGAAGGATCTTTTTACGAAAAGAGGAGACTTCTAAAGTTATTCATGTAACTTGCCAGGCTGACCTGCCAaag